Proteins from a genomic interval of Nodularia sp. LEGE 06071:
- a CDS encoding M23 family metallopeptidase → MTIDHHTRESEQKLPYFDFKGWKTHRQTKNVFIGIFASVFVVLLALPVNALQAQVTPSNPQLGDTLSVLINVDNPANGSNPTVTVGDKFYPAFAIAPNKYRALIPTTPLNKPGTITLKISGDNQVQNLAVNLRNRTFPTQRINLPPGRAGVSATEHELQRVAAFKEIQTQQKHWNGPLLKPNQGRITTIYGVRRYYNGKFAESYYHRGVDYAGATGSPVVAPAAGTVALVGKVSAGFRVHGNTIGIDHGQGITSILMHLNSINVKEGDFVKAGQLVGTVGSTGASTGPHLHWGLYVNGQSVDPVPWRVDGVD, encoded by the coding sequence ATGACTATCGATCATCACACTAGAGAATCTGAGCAGAAACTGCCATATTTTGATTTTAAAGGCTGGAAAACCCACCGCCAGACCAAAAACGTATTCATCGGCATATTTGCCTCTGTGTTTGTTGTCCTCTTGGCTTTGCCTGTAAACGCTTTGCAAGCCCAAGTGACTCCCAGTAATCCTCAGTTGGGAGATACCCTATCTGTGCTGATTAACGTAGATAATCCAGCAAATGGTAGTAATCCCACCGTGACTGTCGGTGACAAATTTTATCCAGCATTTGCGATCGCCCCCAATAAATATCGGGCTTTAATTCCGACAACTCCACTGAATAAACCTGGAACCATCACACTGAAAATTTCCGGGGATAATCAAGTGCAGAACTTGGCAGTGAACTTGCGTAATCGCACCTTTCCCACGCAACGGATTAATTTACCACCGGGAAGAGCTGGGGTGAGCGCCACAGAACACGAACTCCAGCGCGTAGCAGCTTTCAAAGAAATTCAAACACAGCAAAAGCATTGGAATGGCCCACTCCTCAAACCAAATCAAGGGCGGATTACAACAATCTATGGTGTACGTCGCTACTATAATGGTAAATTTGCAGAAAGTTATTACCATCGTGGCGTTGACTACGCTGGTGCTACAGGTTCACCCGTAGTCGCCCCAGCTGCTGGCACTGTAGCCTTAGTAGGTAAAGTATCCGCAGGATTTCGGGTTCACGGCAACACCATTGGCATTGACCACGGGCAAGGAATAACAAGTATTTTAATGCACCTGAATAGTATTAATGTTAAAGAAGGCGATTTCGTCAAAGCCGGTCAATTAGTTGGCACAGTCGGTTCCACAGGCGCTTCCACAGGGCCGCATTTGCACTGGGGTTTATATGTCAACGGGCAATCTGTTGATCCAGTACCTTGGAGAGTTGATGGAGTCGATTAG
- a CDS encoding TetR/AcrR family transcriptional regulator produces MARPKVGEIDRSNSTDKMEKILQGAMQEFLAHGYASTSMDRVAEAAGVSKATVYSHFQDKKGLFKALIEKLARKRFHSILGSQPLKGEPYVVLRRLAATALDQMVNDQEYQSFERLLMGESARFPELAQVFIYSIAKPAIETITKYLTAHPELKIPDPEATARILIGSLVHFVITQEIMHGKDIIPMESDRLIDALTHLIVNCAE; encoded by the coding sequence ATGGCACGCCCAAAAGTGGGAGAAATAGACCGCTCAAATTCAACAGATAAAATGGAAAAAATTCTGCAAGGGGCGATGCAGGAATTTTTAGCTCATGGTTATGCTTCCACTAGCATGGATCGGGTAGCAGAAGCGGCTGGGGTTTCTAAGGCCACAGTATACAGCCACTTTCAAGATAAAAAAGGATTATTTAAGGCATTAATCGAGAAACTTGCCAGAAAGCGGTTTCATTCCATATTGGGGTCACAACCCCTGAAGGGAGAACCTTATGTTGTATTGCGCCGATTAGCCGCAACAGCATTGGATCAGATGGTCAACGATCAGGAATATCAGTCATTTGAGCGCTTGTTAATGGGAGAATCGGCACGTTTTCCGGAGTTAGCGCAGGTGTTTATTTACAGCATTGCGAAACCAGCCATTGAGACGATCACCAAATATTTAACGGCTCACCCGGAATTAAAAATACCTGACCCAGAGGCCACAGCCAGAATTCTCATTGGCTCATTAGTGCATTTCGTGATTACTCAAGAAATTATGCATGGTAAAGACATTATACCAATGGAAAGCGATCGCTTGATAGATGCCTTGACACACTTAATTGTTAATTGTGCTGAATAA
- a CDS encoding sigma-70 family RNA polymerase sigma factor yields MSQSITVSWSTVDARYPEASVQVDKLSNHDLILRCQVGLRPDRAAFAELLRRYQSQVDRVLYHLAPDWPDRADLAQEVWIRVYRNVNRLQEPVKFRGWLSRIATNLFYDELRKRKRVASPLSLDAPRTLEDGEMDWEIAGDTPGPEEELTTREFYEQLRVAIADLPEVFRTTIVLREIEGMAYEEIAEITGVSLGTVKSRIARARSRLQTQLQNYLDS; encoded by the coding sequence ATGAGCCAATCGATTACTGTATCCTGGTCAACGGTGGATGCAAGATACCCAGAAGCATCGGTGCAAGTTGACAAACTATCTAATCACGATCTGATTTTACGCTGTCAAGTCGGACTGCGCCCAGACCGTGCTGCGTTTGCTGAACTATTGCGCCGCTATCAAAGTCAAGTTGATCGAGTTCTATACCACTTGGCTCCAGATTGGCCAGACAGAGCTGATTTGGCTCAAGAAGTGTGGATTCGAGTGTATCGAAATGTCAACCGATTACAAGAACCAGTCAAGTTTCGAGGCTGGTTAAGCCGGATTGCTACCAACTTGTTTTATGACGAGTTGCGTAAACGTAAGCGCGTCGCTAGTCCCTTGTCACTGGATGCTCCCCGCACACTAGAAGACGGCGAGATGGATTGGGAAATTGCTGGCGATACTCCCGGACCAGAAGAAGAACTGACAACTAGAGAATTTTACGAGCAATTGCGAGTGGCGATCGCCGATTTACCAGAAGTGTTTCGGACTACAATTGTTCTCAGAGAAATCGAAGGTATGGCATACGAAGAAATTGCCGAAATTACCGGTGTTTCTTTAGGAACAGTGAAATCGAGAATCGCCAGAGCTAGATCCAGATTGCAAACTCAGTTGCAAAATTATCTAGATTCCTAG
- a CDS encoding DevA family ABC transporter ATP-binding protein yields MVPVISIQNLDHYFGLGSLRRQVLFNINLEIKSGEIIILTGPSGSGKTTLLTLVGALRSPQFGSLQVLSRELCGAATEQLVQARQHNGYIFQAHNLHGSLTALQNVRMGLELHQHIGLPEMQNRSALMLEQVGLGNHLDYYPDKLSGGQKQRVAIARALVSHPPLVLADEPTAALDSQSGRDVVNLMQKLAKEQGCTILMVTHDNRILDIADRIVHMEDGKLVPQGGSQKSKVKSQKAYKMGFS; encoded by the coding sequence ATGGTTCCAGTCATTTCCATCCAGAATCTCGACCACTACTTTGGTCTAGGTTCACTGCGTAGGCAAGTTTTATTTAACATTAACTTGGAGATTAAATCTGGCGAAATTATTATTTTGACTGGGCCTTCTGGCTCTGGTAAAACTACTCTCCTCACCTTAGTTGGGGCGTTGCGTTCTCCCCAGTTTGGGAGTTTGCAGGTTTTGTCAAGGGAACTTTGCGGTGCTGCTACAGAACAATTAGTGCAGGCGCGACAGCATAATGGTTATATTTTCCAAGCCCACAATCTGCATGGTAGTTTGACAGCACTCCAGAATGTGAGAATGGGTTTAGAACTGCACCAGCATATTGGCTTACCAGAGATGCAAAACCGTTCCGCCCTGATGCTAGAACAGGTAGGCTTAGGAAATCACCTTGATTATTATCCTGATAAATTGTCAGGAGGACAAAAACAACGAGTTGCGATCGCTCGCGCCTTGGTTAGCCATCCTCCCCTGGTTTTAGCAGATGAACCGACCGCAGCCCTTGACAGTCAGTCAGGTCGAGATGTGGTCAACTTGATGCAAAAACTGGCTAAAGAACAAGGTTGTACAATTCTCATGGTGACTCATGACAATCGCATTTTAGATATTGCTGATCGGATTGTTCACATGGAAGATGGCAAACTAGTACCGCAAGGCGGAAGTCAAAAGTCAAAAGTCAAAAGTCAAAAAGCTTATAAAATGGGCTTTTCATAG
- the devC gene encoding ABC transporter permease DevC produces the protein MMGLIKQLRRRTPLGWLQLSHEKSRLLVALSGIAFADVLMFMQLGFQTALYDSNTRLHRSLQADIVLTSPQARSLQNMPPFSRRRLYQAMDIPGVSSAQAMYVNNIIWKNPQTRRQTSVQVIGFNPDQPAFDLPDVNGQLQSIKLPDTVLFDRSARGEYQQAIAEIDQGKKLTTEIEGRTITISGLFTVGASFGSDGSLMTSDQNFLRLFSQRPASSISLGLIKVKPGYDPKQVAIALQAYLRDDISVMTRAEFIEFENNFWRNNSPIGFIFSLGVSMGFAVGVILVYQVLSTDVNAHVREYATFKALGYRNYYLLSVVFEQTLILAALGFIPGVAVSLGLYQMTRTATNLPMYMTAIRGLHVLILTIIMCSISGAIATRKLRSADPADMF, from the coding sequence ATGATGGGACTAATCAAACAACTGCGGCGACGCACACCTTTAGGATGGCTGCAACTGAGTCACGAAAAAAGCCGTTTGCTGGTAGCATTGTCAGGCATTGCCTTTGCGGATGTGTTGATGTTCATGCAGTTGGGCTTTCAGACTGCGCTATACGACAGTAACACTAGACTACATCGCAGTTTGCAAGCAGACATTGTTTTAACTAGTCCCCAAGCCCGAAGCCTGCAAAATATGCCCCCATTTTCGCGTCGGCGGCTTTACCAGGCAATGGATATTCCGGGAGTGTCCTCAGCACAAGCAATGTATGTCAACAACATCATTTGGAAGAATCCCCAAACACGCCGCCAGACATCAGTGCAAGTCATTGGTTTTAATCCAGATCAGCCAGCCTTTGATTTACCAGATGTGAATGGGCAGTTACAGTCAATTAAGCTACCGGATACCGTTTTGTTTGACCGCAGTGCTAGGGGCGAATACCAACAGGCGATCGCTGAAATTGACCAAGGTAAAAAACTGACCACCGAAATCGAAGGGCGGACAATTACCATTAGTGGTTTATTCACAGTGGGGGCTTCTTTTGGTTCTGATGGTAGCTTGATGACCAGCGATCAAAACTTTTTACGCTTATTTTCCCAACGCCCAGCCAGCAGTATCAGTTTAGGTTTAATCAAGGTAAAACCCGGTTATGACCCAAAACAGGTAGCGATCGCCTTGCAAGCCTACCTCAGAGATGATATTAGCGTCATGACCCGCGCCGAATTTATTGAATTTGAGAACAACTTCTGGAGAAACAACTCCCCCATTGGGTTTATTTTTAGCCTGGGTGTCTCAATGGGGTTTGCAGTGGGAGTCATTCTGGTTTATCAAGTTCTTTCCACCGATGTGAATGCCCATGTCCGGGAATACGCGACCTTTAAAGCCTTGGGATATCGCAACTACTACTTGCTCAGTGTCGTCTTTGAACAGACTTTAATTTTAGCAGCATTGGGCTTTATTCCCGGAGTAGCCGTATCCTTGGGACTTTACCAAATGACTCGCACGGCGACAAATTTGCCGATGTATATGACAGCAATCCGGGGTTTACACGTACTAATTTTAACCATAATCATGTGTTCAATTTCTGGTGCGATCGCCACCCGGAAACTGCGATCTGCTGACCCGGCTGATATGTTTTAG
- a CDS encoding SulP family inorganic anion transporter, which yields MQIINEIHFRNVQGDILGGLTAAVVALPMSLAFGIASGAGAAAGLWGAILVGFFAALFGGTPSLISEPTGPMTVIVTAVIAGLTANNPENGMAMAFTVVMMAGVVQILFGVLRLGRYITMLPYNVISGFMTGIGVILIFLQIAPFLGQATPKGGVIGVLRNLPELIANISPTETLLGVITLVILFLYPARWKKVVPSQLVALVIGTAISLIFFSNVEIRTIATIGEITPGLPNFQMPTFTPQNLQLMFVNSVVLGVVGSIDCLLTCLVSDSLTRTEHKSNKELIGQGIANVITGLCGGIAGSGATTATVVNIQAGGRTALSGISRAVVLLIVVLWAAPLTSGIPLAVLAGIVLKVGLNIIDWGFLKRVHKISWKAAGIVYSVVLLTVFVDLMIAVAVGVFIANILTIERLDQLQTNSVKAITDADDQIVLTNEEKELLDSANGRVLLFHLSGPMIFGVAKAIEREHRAIANYDVLIVDLGEVPVLGVTSSLAIESAIQEVIDAGRDVIIVGATGKVRNRLEKLDIAGLIPGQYWMSDRLNALKEGLDLVQSRIGGRV from the coding sequence GTGCAAATAATTAACGAAATCCATTTTCGTAACGTCCAAGGAGATATTCTTGGCGGTTTAACGGCGGCGGTGGTAGCCTTACCGATGTCATTAGCATTTGGGATTGCTTCTGGAGCGGGGGCTGCTGCTGGGTTATGGGGAGCAATATTAGTGGGATTCTTTGCCGCTTTGTTTGGTGGTACACCCAGCCTGATCTCTGAACCCACAGGTCCGATGACCGTAATTGTCACTGCCGTGATTGCTGGATTAACAGCTAATAATCCGGAAAATGGTATGGCGATGGCCTTTACTGTGGTGATGATGGCCGGAGTAGTTCAAATCCTGTTTGGGGTATTGCGATTGGGGCGGTATATTACCATGCTGCCCTATAACGTGATTTCTGGATTTATGACCGGAATTGGCGTAATTCTGATCTTTCTGCAAATCGCACCCTTCTTGGGGCAAGCAACTCCTAAAGGTGGTGTGATTGGTGTCCTGCGGAATCTCCCGGAATTAATTGCTAATATCAGTCCTACGGAAACTCTTTTAGGGGTAATAACTTTAGTAATTCTGTTTTTGTACCCGGCTCGCTGGAAAAAGGTTGTCCCCTCGCAACTGGTAGCTTTAGTCATCGGTACGGCAATTTCTTTGATTTTTTTTAGTAATGTTGAGATTCGCACTATTGCCACTATTGGCGAAATTACTCCGGGTTTGCCTAACTTCCAGATGCCCACTTTTACCCCGCAAAATTTGCAGTTAATGTTTGTTAACTCCGTGGTATTGGGAGTGGTGGGTTCCATTGATTGTTTGTTAACTTGTCTGGTATCTGACAGTCTCACCCGTACCGAACACAAATCTAACAAAGAATTAATCGGGCAAGGTATTGCTAATGTGATTACCGGTTTATGTGGTGGGATTGCAGGTTCTGGAGCGACAACGGCGACTGTGGTTAATATCCAAGCTGGTGGACGCACTGCGTTATCTGGTATCAGTCGGGCTGTAGTGCTGTTAATTGTGGTTTTGTGGGCGGCTCCTTTAACTTCTGGGATTCCTCTGGCTGTGTTAGCTGGGATTGTCTTAAAAGTAGGGCTTAATATTATTGATTGGGGCTTTCTCAAACGGGTTCACAAAATCTCTTGGAAGGCAGCCGGAATTGTCTACAGTGTGGTATTGCTAACGGTATTTGTCGATTTAATGATTGCCGTAGCCGTAGGGGTATTTATTGCGAATATCTTGACAATCGAGCGCCTTGACCAGCTGCAAACCAATTCTGTGAAAGCGATTACTGACGCTGATGACCAAATTGTCCTGACTAACGAAGAAAAAGAACTTTTAGATTCAGCTAATGGACGAGTTTTGCTGTTCCATCTTAGTGGACCGATGATTTTCGGTGTTGCCAAAGCTATTGAGAGAGAACATCGTGCGATCGCTAATTATGATGTTTTAATTGTCGATTTAGGTGAAGTTCCTGTCTTGGGGGTAACTTCTTCATTGGCGATTGAAAGTGCCATTCAAGAGGTTATTGATGCTGGACGGGACGTGATCATTGTCGGTGCCACAGGAAAGGTCAGAAATCGCTTAGAAAAGTTGGATATTGCTGGTTTAATTCCGGGACAGTACTGGATGAGCGATCGCTTGAATGCACTCAAAGAAGGGTTAGATTTAGTTCAGTCACGAATAGGGGGTAGGGTGTAG
- a CDS encoding late competence development ComFB family protein — MSIEKIVEQALQDGYLTPVMEAEVGRICDNASELSIEEYMALDRLMGALLIGEVVAVPRKQFINVMEELVLTEAIARAAEIEATSERCLDVGDIAAYALNRLPPLYATTEEGASYQRLRAKAELQELISQQITESIGRNLDQPNDKRTPVFGKNTGNEVLRQVSTLLQVYAPNFEQKSQF; from the coding sequence ATGAGTATTGAAAAAATTGTAGAACAAGCTCTCCAGGATGGTTATTTGACACCAGTAATGGAAGCAGAAGTTGGAAGAATCTGTGATAACGCATCGGAACTCTCAATTGAGGAGTACATGGCGCTGGATCGACTGATGGGGGCATTATTAATCGGTGAGGTAGTGGCCGTACCTCGCAAACAATTCATTAACGTCATGGAAGAATTAGTACTGACTGAGGCGATCGCCAGAGCCGCAGAAATTGAAGCCACCAGCGAAAGATGCTTGGATGTGGGAGATATAGCTGCTTACGCCCTCAACCGCTTACCACCCTTGTATGCGACTACAGAAGAAGGTGCGAGCTACCAACGTCTACGTGCAAAGGCGGAACTGCAAGAATTAATTTCCCAGCAAATTACTGAGTCCATAGGGCGTAACCTTGACCAACCCAACGACAAGAGAACACCAGTCTTTGGCAAAAATACTGGTAATGAAGTTCTGCGCCAAGTCAGTACTTTACTCCAGGTCTACGCACCAAACTTTGAGCAAAAATCTCAGTTTTAA
- a CDS encoding HlyD family efflux transporter periplasmic adaptor subunit codes for MQNSKLDRSISSPSILRPPFFIAILVSLTVIGSSVYTVLKFRDTVNQKTPAPAALLPELKTVTALGRIEPKGKVIKLSATTSTEGSRVEELLVREGDRIKAGQVIAILDSRDRLSAALKEAEEQVKVEQANLNRIKAGAKRGEVLAQAATIARLQAERQGDIAAQKTTVARLQAEVRNAAAEDQRYQELYQAGAISASQRDSKRLTLETAQQNLQEAQTQLTRTQSTSQQQIKAATATLDQIAEVPQVDIAAATAEVNRAIAAMKRTQANLQQAYVRSPQDGQIFEIHSRPGELISNDGIAEIGQTNEMYVVAEVYESDIGKVYPGQKVQVFGDFLPLELQGTVDRKGLQVRRQNVINTDPASNIDNRVVEVYIRLNEISTEKAANLTNMQVRAVIQLSS; via the coding sequence GTGCAAAACTCAAAGCTAGATCGATCAATATCATCCCCATCAATTTTACGTCCGCCCTTTTTTATCGCTATCCTTGTATCTTTAACTGTAATTGGTAGTAGTGTTTATACGGTATTAAAATTTCGGGATACAGTAAATCAGAAAACCCCAGCGCCAGCAGCACTACTACCTGAGCTAAAAACGGTAACAGCTCTAGGACGTATTGAACCAAAAGGAAAAGTGATTAAACTCTCTGCTACCACGTCAACCGAAGGCAGTCGGGTAGAGGAGCTTTTAGTGAGAGAGGGGGATAGGATCAAAGCAGGGCAGGTGATAGCGATTTTAGACAGTCGCGATCGCTTGTCAGCGGCCTTGAAAGAGGCTGAGGAACAAGTGAAAGTGGAACAGGCAAACTTAAACCGCATCAAAGCAGGTGCTAAACGTGGAGAAGTTTTAGCACAAGCAGCCACAATTGCACGGTTGCAGGCAGAACGCCAAGGTGATATTGCTGCCCAAAAAACCACTGTAGCTCGATTGCAAGCCGAAGTGCGTAACGCCGCAGCCGAAGACCAACGCTATCAGGAGCTGTATCAAGCAGGAGCAATATCTGCCTCCCAAAGAGACAGCAAGCGCTTAACACTGGAAACAGCCCAACAAAATCTGCAAGAGGCACAAACACAGTTAACTCGCACCCAGTCAACTAGCCAGCAACAAATTAAAGCAGCCACAGCCACACTGGATCAAATTGCTGAAGTGCCGCAAGTCGATATCGCAGCAGCCACGGCAGAAGTAAATCGTGCCATAGCAGCCATGAAACGGACACAAGCAAATCTGCAACAAGCTTATGTGCGATCGCCTCAAGATGGTCAAATATTCGAGATCCACTCCCGCCCTGGGGAATTAATCTCAAATGATGGTATTGCTGAGATTGGGCAAACCAACGAGATGTATGTAGTTGCTGAAGTTTACGAAAGCGATATCGGCAAAGTTTATCCAGGACAGAAAGTGCAAGTATTTGGTGATTTCCTTCCTCTGGAATTGCAGGGAACAGTAGACCGTAAAGGTTTACAAGTGCGGCGGCAAAATGTGATCAACACTGACCCAGCTAGCAATATTGATAACAGAGTCGTGGAAGTTTATATCCGACTAAATGAAATTTCCACTGAGAAAGCTGCCAACTTAACCAATATGCAAGTTAGAGCGGTCATTCAATTGTCTTCGTAA
- a CDS encoding RNA-guided endonuclease InsQ/TnpB family protein: MLVFEFKAYGKPAQFIAVDEAIRTAKFIRNSCIRLWMDVKGTGKNDLQKYCAVLAANFPFANELNSMARQASAERAWSSISRFYDNCKKSVSGLKGYPQFQKECRSVEYKTSGWRIASDRKSITFTDKKGIGRLKLKGTRDLHFYQVNQIKRVRLVKRADGVYVQFCIDVNRSQNIEPTGNTVGLDVGLKEYYTDSDGTMVENPKFLRVGEKVLKRSQRRVSRKVKGSKNRGKARLVLGKRHLKISRQRKDHAVKLARCVVQSHDLIAYEDLRIKNLVKNHCLAKSINDASWYQFRVWVEYFGKVFKRVTVAVNPQYSSQECSSCGEVVKKTLSTRTHVCKCGCVMDRDENAARIILSRGLGTVGHTGTFALDASNAWGDETSTLVGENLHEQVMS, encoded by the coding sequence ATGCTTGTTTTTGAGTTCAAAGCTTATGGAAAGCCAGCGCAATTCATTGCGGTAGATGAAGCAATTCGTACTGCCAAGTTCATTCGTAATAGCTGCATTCGGCTATGGATGGATGTTAAAGGCACGGGTAAAAACGACTTGCAGAAATACTGTGCTGTACTGGCGGCGAACTTTCCCTTTGCTAATGAACTCAACTCAATGGCTCGTCAAGCTTCTGCGGAAAGAGCTTGGTCTTCTATCTCTAGGTTTTATGACAACTGCAAGAAGAGTGTTTCAGGATTAAAGGGGTATCCTCAATTTCAGAAGGAGTGCCGCTCGGTTGAGTACAAAACTTCAGGATGGCGGATTGCCAGCGACCGTAAATCAATAACTTTCACCGATAAAAAAGGTATTGGGCGATTAAAACTCAAAGGTACTCGTGATTTGCATTTCTACCAAGTCAACCAAATTAAACGGGTGAGATTGGTAAAACGTGCGGATGGCGTTTATGTTCAGTTTTGCATTGATGTAAACCGTTCCCAGAACATAGAACCTACGGGTAATACGGTTGGGTTAGACGTTGGGCTGAAAGAATACTACACTGATTCTGATGGCACAATGGTTGAAAACCCTAAGTTTCTTCGTGTTGGTGAAAAAGTTCTCAAGCGCTCACAACGTCGTGTTTCCAGAAAGGTAAAAGGTTCAAAGAACAGAGGCAAGGCAAGACTTGTTTTAGGAAAACGCCACCTCAAAATAAGTAGGCAACGTAAAGACCATGCTGTGAAGTTAGCAAGGTGCGTAGTTCAGTCTCACGACTTGATAGCCTATGAAGATTTGAGGATTAAAAATTTGGTGAAAAATCATTGTCTTGCTAAGTCTATTAATGACGCATCTTGGTATCAGTTCCGTGTCTGGGTTGAATATTTTGGTAAGGTATTTAAACGGGTCACGGTGGCGGTTAATCCGCAATACAGTAGCCAAGAATGCTCTAGCTGCGGTGAAGTTGTGAAGAAAACACTATCCACTAGGACACACGTTTGTAAATGTGGATGTGTCATGGATAGAGATGAAAACGCAGCCAGAATAATCCTGAGTCGAGGGTTGGGTACGGTAGGGCATACCGGAACCTTTGCACTAGATGCAAGCAACGCTTGGGGAGATGAAACCTCTACTCTTGTTGGTGAAAACCTGCATGAGCAAGTTATGTCTTAG
- a CDS encoding L,D-transpeptidase, which translates to MAMVRNESVARIVMFLCFGTAILSLAVHWRITTTQGQFEQPASAAGNRTEMADGGLGETVRGASTPAAQPTHQPDIQKSSVSHLSGGVSSNSTGSIQLRSAKPRPRVSLFQRQRQNSQGLSAPKSTQTEVVVNLSDRRTYVYKGGEVIASYPIAIGKEGWETPTGSFRVTDMQQYPIWQHPITNKIFPSGADSPLGERWIGFWSDGRNAIGFHGTPDTHLLGSAISHGCLRMRNDDVRLLYEQVNVGTLVSVRD; encoded by the coding sequence ATGGCAATGGTAAGAAATGAATCTGTAGCGCGTATAGTCATGTTTCTCTGTTTTGGCACAGCTATCTTATCGCTAGCTGTCCATTGGCGGATTACGACAACTCAAGGGCAGTTTGAGCAGCCAGCTTCCGCCGCCGGAAACCGGACTGAGATGGCTGATGGGGGTCTAGGTGAAACTGTTCGTGGCGCGTCTACACCTGCGGCTCAACCGACTCACCAGCCAGATATCCAGAAGAGTTCTGTATCCCATCTGTCGGGTGGAGTCAGCTCCAATTCAACCGGGTCTATTCAGTTGCGATCGGCAAAGCCGCGCCCTAGGGTATCGCTGTTTCAAAGACAAAGGCAGAATTCTCAGGGTTTATCTGCACCAAAATCAACTCAGACGGAAGTGGTGGTGAATTTAAGCGATCGCCGTACCTATGTTTACAAGGGTGGTGAAGTTATCGCCAGTTACCCCATTGCTATAGGTAAGGAAGGTTGGGAAACCCCTACAGGTTCTTTCCGCGTCACGGATATGCAGCAGTATCCGATTTGGCAGCACCCCATCACGAACAAAATATTTCCATCAGGTGCTGATAGTCCTTTGGGTGAACGATGGATTGGATTTTGGTCAGATGGACGCAATGCAATTGGCTTTCATGGCACGCCAGATACACACTTGTTAGGATCTGCTATTTCTCATGGCTGCTTAAGAATGCGTAATGATGATGTCCGTTTATTATATGAGCAGGTAAATGTTGGCACACTTGTATCAGTGCGCGATTGA
- a CDS encoding anti-sigma factor family protein translates to MNTNSPFDDCSPWLDPEDLSGENGQHTNESTGAMDMVKRDRFELLSAYLDGEVTAAESRQVEEWLKNDASVQRLYSRLLNLRRGLRTFPVPAAQEPPEVTAQQVLKRVHRRFRPVWAFGGAALAACVIGAVSGWLPGGGFKTLQLAQQPPVEPTQSTTKPVVSSSPLMVALNNPVIEIPKAAIASPEQSVNLEQPILGEIEPNIN, encoded by the coding sequence ATGAATACTAATTCTCCATTTGATGACTGTTCCCCTTGGCTAGATCCTGAAGATTTGTCAGGTGAGAATGGTCAGCATACCAATGAATCAACGGGTGCTATGGATATGGTGAAGCGCGATCGCTTCGAGTTATTAAGTGCTTACCTCGATGGAGAGGTAACAGCCGCCGAAAGCAGGCAAGTGGAAGAATGGCTAAAAAACGATGCCTCAGTTCAACGCCTGTATAGCCGACTACTAAATCTACGGCGAGGTTTGCGGACTTTCCCAGTACCAGCAGCCCAAGAACCACCAGAAGTAACAGCCCAGCAAGTTTTAAAGCGTGTACACCGCCGTTTTCGTCCCGTTTGGGCATTTGGAGGAGCCGCTTTAGCCGCTTGTGTGATCGGTGCTGTATCAGGCTGGCTACCAGGTGGTGGATTCAAAACACTGCAACTGGCGCAACAACCACCAGTAGAGCCTACACAAAGCACGACAAAGCCTGTAGTTTCAAGTTCTCCCCTAATGGTGGCCTTAAATAACCCAGTAATAGAAATTCCCAAAGCGGCAATAGCCTCTCCGGAACAGTCTGTGAATCTGGAGCAGCCTATATTAGGGGAAATCGAACCCAACATCAATTAA